The DNA sequence GATTAACATGTAGTAGAAGATTTAAGACCTCAATTCCTTAGCGCGTTGGTAACTGGGACGCCAGCGATGATGGCGACGACCCCACCTGTCTTACTGAAGTCATGAGTTCGCATAAACTATACCTATATAACAACAAAAGTCATTTATTACCAATATTTCTCAATTGATTTATCCATGATTCATAATTgcatagttttataataaaattttcaaatttagtacTAGTTCTGAAATACAGGTAAAACTGCAGGCGATGTATAAAAAACAGAGAGCAGTCCATAGCTTCAATAAACTCTAGTTCTGAAACGGAATATGAAAAGAATATGATACTTACTTGCAACAACATTTAAACGGTGTTGCGCCACTCTGAATCGCTAGGTAGTTCCGGGCAATCTATAATCTCTTGAGTTAGGCACTTCAACGCAACCAAGAAGGGTAGACGCTTCAATTTGTTGCATCTACATAGAGATAAACATGTTAGATTGGACGGTTCTATCTTAAATCCGCAGGCGATCTACGAAAACAGAGAGCAGTACACagattcaataaattattttttgaaacggaatatgaaaagaaaatgatacttACTTGCAACAACATTCAAATGGGTTGCCCATCAACCTCGACTTCCAGGTGGGGATGGTGGTTGCGCCACTCCGAATCAATGCATAGTTCCGGGCAAtcactaatatatatactttctAATTTGGTGAGGTGATTCAGTGCATCCACATAGGGCAGACGCTTCAACTTGTTgcaactaaataaaattaagctTTTTAGAGATGAGAGGTTTCCCAACCATTGGAGCAATTCTTCTACTCCTATATTCTCTAACACTAACATATTAAGGGCAGTGAGATGTTGAATTGATTGGGGCATCCACCCCCAATTTTCCATCCCTTTCAATTCTAACCTGGCAAGTGAATTGCAACATCCACGCAACATCCTTTCCACAGTCTCTGCAATGCCAACACTATCCTCTATTGACCATTCTACACTCACATCTATCAGTAATGCTCTCAAGCTGCTAAGATCCCAACTCTCAACACTACCAATACTAGCAGCCATCAATTTAGGAACAcctaaaatcttcaaatatgTGAGACGAGTAAATGATTTAGCGAGGCAGTCAATTAGCATTGGTAGATTCTTTAAGCTCCTTAATCCTTCCAAAACAATTTCATCAATCGTAGAAGTCCACGACTCTAGCATTTCACACGGCAATTCCACCAGCTCTCTGCAGTTTTCAATGATCAGCGCACGAAGAATCCCCTGTGATTGTCTTGCTCCGCCACTTGGATTCCCAATCGACTTCAGATTTTCACAATCCCGAATATACAACAACAACAGAGAATTGAGGGTGTCCAAGCCATCTGGTAATTCTCTCAACACACCACAGTTtgtaatttccaaaattgagagATTCTGATTGTTAAGGAATAACCATTCTGGCAGACATTCCAATCTATCTAACTCTTTTATTTCGAGAGACATTAAATGATTGAAGCATTCATTTATGAGCCTCACCTTCTTCAATCCTTTCAAAGAAAGAGACTTGAGATTAAGCAAGTGCTCCAGCCTTGGGATTTCCTCGATTTCTGAGCACCCAATGAGTTTTATTTCAATCAAGTTGTCAAGTGGTACCCAAGATCCTTGAGGCCCATCACGTACGGCCATCTTCTCAGCCCATGTTGGAAATCTTATGCCTTTGAATCTTGAAATCTTCAACTTTTTCAGATTTGAATGAGGTTGGAGGCCTTCCAATACACTCTCATCATTCGTTTCATCTTCTCTACCATCACTCCATGTAAACGCCAAATCAAATAAGTTTAGTTTCTGAAATATATCTGCTTTCATAGCCTCTTCCTTATCAAGCACCATCTCCAGATCTTGAATCTCTAGTGATCCTTTGAGATTCTTCAAACTTCCAAGCTCTTCAATTTGGAAGCCCTTCTCTTTGCCTACTGTGAAGTAAGGGAGTGTACGAAGACTAGTTAATCTCCCAATCTCCGCCGGTAACTTTGTATGAGAATAGATATGAAGATGCCTTAAGTTAAACATATACTTCAACGTACTTGGCACATTCTTTAACTCCCAGCATGCTCTTAATGTTTGCAAGTGATGGAATTTACCAATCCATTTCGGCATGTTTACAATTTGTGTGCCATCAATATTCAGATTTCTCAAATGTACCAACTCCCTAATTGAATTAGGCAACTCTTTATAATCACCGGAAAGAGTCAGATTATGCAGACATTGAAAGTTTGATAATATAGTACCAGGAATTCCACCTTTCAAGAATAATGTACGCAAATGCTTAGCAACATTTTTTGGAATGGGACTTGATTCTTCTTCAAGAAACTTGTATCGAATTACAATGCTGCCATCTGCATTATTGGCTAGGATTGAGGATGCAAGATCATGCACAAGATCATGCATCACACAATATAAAACATTTCCATAAATATCTTTCCATTGAACTTGCAACAAAGAATTCTGTAGAAGCACATTAAAAAACATGTTTCCCACAAACTCCATATAATTTCTTCGGCTTGGTTGAAGAAACTCTTCTCCCATCCATAGTTCAATCAACTCCTCCTTCTTGATCTCCCGACCTTTGGGGAAAATCGAACAAAACGTGAAGCACTTCTTGAGCCATGGTGAAGAGAGGTGATCATAGCTCAATTTCAGtatttttgagatattttcaCCTCCTTTAGCATCTGAAAACCAATTTTCATTGATGAAGCTCCACTCTTCTTCAGGCTTACCGCGAAGCACTCCCCCGACTACATTAGCAGCTAAGGGCATACCCTGACATCTTTTAGCAATCTTTCTTCCAATCATCTCTAATCGTGATGGAACTTCAccattttcatcaaaagttTTGACTTTGATTATAGACCAACAATCTTCATCTGATAAGCCATTCAAATGATGAATATGAAATGGGTTAACAATGGAAGCAACATTTTCACTCCTGGTGGTGACGATAATGCCATTTCCTTTAGTAGAAGTAACTCCCAGTACGGAGTTTATAAAGCCTTCCCATTTCGAAACATCATCATTCCAAACATCATCAAGAACAAGGAGATAAGTTTTACCCTTGAGAGCTTCTTGAAGCTTTTCTAGGATATCATCTCTGCTCTCAACTCTAGCCTTGAGAGCTTTTTGagttttttccaaaatatcatCGCTGTTCTCAACTCCATCACTAGCCTTTTTAGTCACCTTATAAagtattttgttgaaaagACTAATTGCGTCAAAAGTTTGAGAAACATGAACCCAAATTAGTGATCCGAATCGAGCCTTTACCCTTTCATGATTAAAGACTTTTCTAGTCAACGTAGTTTTCCCCATACCCCCCATTCCCACTAGAGCAAGGCTTGAGAACACCCTTTTCTCTTCCACTGGGGGTTTCTGAGTGAGAATGTCAACTAGTTTAGGCAGATCCTCATCTCTTCCAATAAAGATTGGATCAAGACTGAACGAATCCGTCTCGACGGAAGTATGAGCAACAGCGGAGCAGGTGCATTCACAACCATGCTTTGAATGCCAAGATCTGTTGCTCTTTTGTTCATAGACTCAAAATTAGCattgatttgtttgattgtGTGAGCCATATCATGCCGACGCAAAATGCCATTAAAGGATGAGAAGCATGATAGTACCTTATCCTTGgatgatttcattttcttcacttttttgTGGAGAAGATGATAGCTGAGTTCATCCAAGATATTTTCAGCATCGAAAGCCACGGCTTCAAGCTCCCTCAACCATAGCTTGACGGCATCTTGGGTGATGGATTTCTTCTCAGCATCATTCAAGTAGGCTTGAATCATCCCCAATGTCCTCTGCAGCTGCTGGGCATCTTCATCGAAACTTCGAAGTAAAGAGTACTCTTCACTAAAAAGGTTGATGAGGTTTTGGAGAAGAACTTCAATGGATGCTGAAGACACTCCTTCCATGGTtttgaagagagagatagaaatgAAGAATGTCTGTAAACTTGTGGATGATGTGCTAATATTTTCTATCCTGTATTATAATTCTCACTGATCAATAATCAATTGTGGCCCACCCTTTTGCATGATTGGTTTGGAATATAAAGGTGAGCAATCTTATCCTAACGTTGGTATATTCTTATGCTGACAGATGCAagtaaaatttcattttactaAGAATGACTATTTACTTGTCCTTCTAAATGTTAAATCTTATCAATTAGATTAcgagatctagtggttgaaataatgccacatagattatattttaaattaaaaaattagtaaataaattttaaaggtattaatgtcaattcttaTATATAGTAGTTAAAATAAAGAGTGATGGTCAATTTTGGTTCAAAATATGTGaccaaaatacaaatttggtctaaaacatttgctttttgaaatatatgtccataacaaatgaaaatgtcgcTGAAGTAGTCTTTTGTTTATGGTACAGGCAAAAAACTAATGGTCAATGATAATTGCACAGTGGCATaaccgttagttttttgactGAATCGTGACAAAAGGACTACTCCGATAaggatttcatttttatggacctatttttcaaaaagtgaatattttggaccaaattcgtattttgttcatatgttttggaccaaaattgacaattctaaaattaatcattttccCTCTCCTCAAACAATTCCAACAAGGATTTCgacctgtttttcaaaaagtgaatattttggaccaaattcgtatttcgtacaaatgtttaggaccaaattTTGACTACtctaaaattaatcattttctctctcctcaaaattatctaaaaaatttaagtttacTTAACTctcttgatttaaattatttttttgtaaaaaatatatcaaattaaaggaaattcgtaaggattctaacgagatctcaattgcatatattcTG is a window from the Salvia hispanica cultivar TCC Black 2014 chromosome 1, UniMelb_Shisp_WGS_1.0, whole genome shotgun sequence genome containing:
- the LOC125220379 gene encoding putative disease resistance protein RGA3 isoform X1; this encodes MGGMGKTTLTRKVFNHERVKARFGSLIWVHVSQTFDAISLFNKILYKVTKKASDGVENSDDILEKTQKALKARVESRDDILEKLQEALKGKTYLLVLDDVWNDDVSKWEGFINSVLGVTSTKGNGIIVTTRSENVASIVNPFHIHHLNGLSDEDCWSIIKVKTFDENGEVPSRLEMIGRKIAKRCQGMPLAANVVGGVLRGKPEEEWSFINENWFSDAKGGENISKILKLSYDHLSSPWLKKCFTFCSIFPKGREIKKEELIELWMGEEFLQPSRRNYMEFVGNMFFNVLLQNSLLQVQWKDIYGNVLYCVMHDLVHDLASSILANNADGSIVIRYKFLEEESSPIPKNVAKHLRTLFLKGGIPGTILSNFQCLHNLTLSGDYKELPNSIRELVHLRNLNIDGTQIVNMPKWIGKFHHLQTLRACWELKNVPSTLKYMFNLRHLHIYSHTKLPAEIGRLTSLRTLPYFTVGKEKGFQIEELGSLKNLKGSLEIQDLEMVLDKEEAMKADIFQKLNLFDLAFTWSDGREDETNDESVLEGLQPHSNLKKLKISRFKGIRFPTWAEKMAVRDGPQGSWVPLDNLIEIKLIGCSEIEEIPRLEHLLNLKSLSLKGLKKVRLINECFNHLMSLEIKELDRLECLPEWLFLNNQNLSILEITNCGVLRELPDGLDTLNSLLLLYIRDCENLKSIGNPSGGARQSQGILRALIIENCRELVELPCEMLESWTSTIDEIVLEGLRSLKNLPMLIDCLAKSFTRLTYLKILGVPKLMAASIGSVESWDLSSLRALLIDVSVEWSIEDSVGIAETVERMLRGCCNSLARLELKGMENWGWMPQSIQHLTALNMLVLENIGVEELLQWLGNLSSLKSLILFSCNKLKRLPYVDALNHLTKLESIYISDCPELCIDSEWRNHHPHLEVEVDGQPI
- the LOC125220379 gene encoding putative disease resistance protein RGA3 isoform X2, whose amino-acid sequence is MGGMGKTTLTRKVFNHERVKARFGSLIWVHVSQTFDAISLFNKILYKVTKKASDGVENSDDILEKTQKALKARVESRDDILEKLQEALKGKTYLLVLDDVWNDDVSKWEGFINSVLGVTSTKGNGIIVTTRSENVASIVNPFHIHHLNGLSDEDCWSIIKVKTFDENGEVPSRLEMIGRKIAKRCQGMPLAANVVGGVLRGKPEEEWSFINENWFSDAKGGENISKILKLSYDHLSSPWLKKCFTFCSIFPKGREIKKEELIELWMGEEFLQPSRRNYMEFVGNMFFNVLLQNSLLQVQWKDIYGNVLYCVMHDLVHDLASSILANNADGSIVIRYKFLEEESSPIPKNVAKHLRTLFLKGGIPGTILSNFQCLHNLTLSGDYKELPNSIRELVHLRNLNIDGTQIVNMPKWIGKFHHLQTLRACWELKNVPSTLKYMFNLRHLHIYSHTKLPAEIGRLTSLRTLPYFTVGKEKGFQIEELGSLKNLKGSLEIQDLEMVLDKEEAMKADIFQKLNLFDLAFTWSDGREDETNDESVLEGLQPHSNLKKLKISRFKGIRFPTWAEKMAVRDGPQGSWVPLDNLIEIKLIGCSEIEEIPRLEHLLNLKSLSLKGLKKVRLINECFNHLMSLEIKELDRLECLPEWLFLNNQNLSILEITNCGVLRELPDGLDTLNSLLLLYIRDCENLKSIGNPSGGARQSQGILRALIIENCRELVELPCEMLESWTSTIDEIVLEGLRSLKNLPMLIDCLAKSFTRLTYLKILGVPKLMAASIGSVESWDLSSLRALLIDVSVEWSIEDSVGIAETVERMLRGCCNSLASCNKLKRLPYVDALNHLTKLESIYISDCPELCIDSEWRNHHPHLEVEVDGQPI
- the LOC125212246 gene encoding disease resistance protein PIK6-NP-like, with amino-acid sequence MEGVSSASIEVLLQNLINLFSEEYSLLRSFDEDAQQLQRTLGMIQAYLNDAEKKSITQDAVKLWLRELEAVAFDAENILDELSYHLLHKKVKKMKSSKDKVLSCFSSFNGILRRHDMAHTIKQINANFESMNKRATDLGIQSMVVNAPAPLLLILPSRRIRSVLIQSLLEEMRICLN